A single window of Candidatus Microthrix subdominans DNA harbors:
- a CDS encoding glycosyltransferase family 1 protein produces the protein MTKIVVYSMAYRGDVFPYVPIASGLARAGHDVVFVVPEEYHTIFASEPFRCASSGTDYGPKLLDQHAEYVARWGKRLGGGLMLRLYFGELTIPYLPQLYAALEAEVADADLLFSHPAAAVTGSMVAEVHDVPLVVGDLFPMIMLSEYDPISSLPYLGRRVNRMLIRGARSRLMDPMFGAKGFRAFRKQLGLSNEDWNVMDARLSPLANLALVPPAYYPPRPDWPDNYKMLGFTPWEGPDGGRLDSEVTEFLDAGDAPVVVTLGTSAASANSQVFDQALAALDSLQERAVVLASNDALAAHLTERAGPRHLVRPFIPLAPLLGRSKAIVHSGAHGTNSLALLAGVPSVVVPCLYDQVAHGRRQQELGTGAWVRKDRDLAAAVAAVLDPANGYFESTSILRADLQGGRHRPGDHRDRAHPALDSVLTHSAHPEGRVGPRTTAPRRKSRSHTRRPLYSQT, from the coding sequence ATGACGAAGATCGTGGTGTATTCGATGGCGTACCGGGGCGACGTCTTTCCGTACGTTCCGATCGCCTCAGGCCTCGCTCGAGCGGGCCACGACGTGGTCTTCGTTGTGCCGGAGGAATACCACACGATTTTCGCATCCGAGCCATTCCGATGTGCGTCCTCGGGTACGGACTACGGGCCGAAGCTGCTCGACCAGCACGCTGAGTACGTGGCCCGGTGGGGCAAACGCCTCGGTGGTGGCCTCATGTTGCGCCTCTACTTTGGTGAACTCACCATCCCGTACCTGCCGCAACTTTACGCGGCGCTGGAGGCGGAGGTGGCGGACGCCGATCTGTTGTTTTCGCATCCGGCGGCCGCTGTGACCGGGTCGATGGTCGCCGAAGTCCACGACGTACCGCTGGTGGTTGGGGATCTGTTCCCCATGATCATGTTGTCCGAGTACGACCCGATCAGCTCGCTGCCCTACCTGGGCCGCCGCGTCAACCGCATGTTGATTCGTGGAGCCAGGTCCCGACTGATGGACCCCATGTTCGGCGCCAAGGGTTTTCGGGCGTTCCGAAAGCAACTCGGGTTGAGCAACGAGGATTGGAACGTGATGGACGCCCGGTTGTCGCCGCTGGCCAACCTGGCTCTGGTTCCCCCCGCCTACTACCCGCCCCGACCCGACTGGCCCGACAACTACAAGATGCTCGGGTTCACCCCATGGGAGGGGCCGGATGGGGGGCGGCTCGACAGCGAGGTGACCGAGTTTCTCGACGCGGGTGACGCTCCCGTCGTGGTGACCCTGGGGACCAGTGCCGCATCGGCGAATTCGCAGGTCTTCGACCAGGCTCTCGCCGCACTCGATTCCCTCCAGGAACGAGCGGTGGTCCTTGCGTCCAACGACGCGCTCGCTGCGCATCTCACCGAACGCGCCGGGCCCCGGCACCTCGTTCGCCCGTTCATCCCGCTCGCCCCGCTACTCGGTCGATCCAAGGCCATCGTTCACTCCGGTGCTCACGGAACGAACAGCCTCGCGCTCCTCGCAGGCGTCCCGTCCGTGGTGGTCCCCTGCCTCTACGACCAGGTCGCGCACGGGCGTCGCCAACAGGAACTCGGCACGGGCGCCTGGGTGCGCAAGGACCGCGATCTGGCAGCGGCCGTGGCAGCAGTCCTCGACCCCGCCAACGGATACTTCGAGAGCACAAGCATTCTCCGAGCTGATCTCCAAGGAGGACGGCACCGCCCGGGCGATCACCGAGATCGAGCGCATCCTGCACTCGACAGCGTCTTGACCCACTCGGCTCACCCTGAAGGCCGGGTCGGTCCCCGCACTACCGCACCGAGAAGGAAGTCGCGCTCCCACACCCGTCGACCGCTGTACTCTCAAACCTGA
- a CDS encoding type II toxin-antitoxin system PemK/MazF family toxin has translation MDFGTPIGSEAGFTRPAVVVTADGFLRYRPTTVFVVPLTYARRVFPSHIDVVPDDVNGLTQRSTALVEQMRAVAVERCSATDGRIGAVVSHQILDVLAMITGMP, from the coding sequence GTGGACTTCGGAACACCGATCGGCTCGGAGGCCGGGTTTACGAGGCCGGCTGTTGTTGTCACCGCAGACGGGTTCCTCCGTTATCGGCCGACGACGGTGTTTGTCGTGCCGCTCACCTACGCCCGTCGGGTGTTTCCCAGCCACATCGATGTCGTCCCCGATGACGTCAACGGCCTCACCCAACGTTCGACCGCGCTGGTGGAGCAAATGCGCGCAGTAGCCGTCGAACGCTGCAGTGCCACCGACGGCAGGATCGGTGCTGTCGTGAGTCATCAGATCCTCGACGTCTTGGCCATGATCACCGGCATGCCCTGA
- a CDS encoding amidohydrolase family protein: protein MPYNDTRVIHDADAHIMETPTWLGDYADPEIRSRIEPLSYPGGNELRQTGDPADQQRDLGEAFERLAERHASDGYRADEQAEVMARKNFAATGSFIADDRPRALDLLGFSSQLVFNTFHNRRLHDWEHGADLDLAYGAARAHNRGMIEFCSVDPRLLPTCYVPLADFDRAEAMAAEAIDAGAAALLVASGCPPGHSPSHTGLDPVWAQAEEAGIPIVFHVGGTGDLIDPNYFNNGLPVPPDFHGGEENFRSVDYLGIPHPPAQSIATMIFDGVFERFSELRVGVIEQGAIWVPSWTRQMESAFEAFARHEERLRALSLRPTEYVTRQMRFTPYPTEDVGWIVEQSGPEVCMFSSDYPHVEGGRRPIERFEASLGDAPEAVRDRFYRANFADLMGTARPG from the coding sequence ATGCCGTACAACGACACGCGGGTTATCCACGACGCGGACGCGCACATCATGGAGACACCGACGTGGCTCGGTGACTACGCCGACCCGGAAATTCGCAGCCGGATCGAGCCGCTGAGCTATCCGGGCGGCAACGAGCTGCGCCAGACCGGGGACCCGGCGGATCAGCAACGCGACCTTGGGGAGGCGTTCGAGCGGCTGGCCGAGCGGCATGCGTCCGATGGGTACCGCGCCGATGAGCAGGCCGAGGTAATGGCCCGCAAGAACTTCGCCGCAACCGGCTCGTTCATCGCCGACGATCGGCCACGGGCCCTCGACCTCTTGGGCTTCTCCAGCCAGCTGGTGTTCAACACCTTTCACAACCGCCGCCTCCACGACTGGGAGCACGGCGCCGACCTCGACTTGGCCTACGGCGCAGCCCGGGCACACAACCGGGGGATGATCGAGTTCTGCTCGGTCGATCCCCGGTTGCTGCCCACCTGTTACGTCCCGCTCGCCGACTTCGACCGAGCGGAGGCAATGGCCGCCGAGGCGATCGACGCCGGCGCCGCGGCGCTGCTGGTGGCGTCGGGCTGTCCGCCGGGACACTCGCCCAGCCACACCGGGCTCGATCCGGTGTGGGCCCAGGCCGAGGAGGCGGGCATCCCGATCGTGTTCCATGTCGGCGGCACCGGCGACCTGATCGACCCGAACTACTTCAACAACGGCCTACCGGTGCCACCCGACTTTCACGGCGGCGAGGAGAACTTCCGCTCGGTCGACTACCTGGGCATCCCCCATCCGCCGGCCCAGAGCATCGCCACGATGATCTTCGATGGGGTGTTCGAGCGCTTTAGCGAGCTGAGGGTGGGCGTGATCGAGCAGGGCGCCATCTGGGTGCCGTCGTGGACCCGGCAAATGGAGTCGGCGTTCGAGGCGTTCGCTCGCCACGAGGAACGGCTACGGGCCTTGTCGCTGCGGCCGACCGAGTACGTCACCCGGCAGATGCGCTTCACGCCGTACCCCACCGAGGACGTCGGCTGGATCGTCGAACAGTCGGGCCCGGAGGTATGCATGTTCTCCTCCGACTACCCGCACGTCGAGGGCGGCCGGCGGCCGATCGAACGTTTCGAGGCGTCGCTGGGCGACGCACCGGAGGCCGTTCGGGACCGGTTCTATCGGGCCAACTTCGCCGACCTGATGGGCACAGCGCGTCCGGGTTGA
- a CDS encoding IS21 family transposase, whose amino-acid sequence MAYREVAVFEVREVLRLWLACLAFRRIAEMVRCDRKTVTKIVRIAEAHGLVRTDSPDRLTDDFVGGVFTEMAPKVPDRHGEAWNELVGHGEKLEDWHNDDVPAKKMVELLGRQGVVVPERTLNRYLAAEFGTPERSTVPVDGEPGVELQVDFGELGRMFDEETGKKRRVWALVFTAGVSRHTFVWLSFNQNLGTVIDGCEAAWQFFGGVFKVLVPDNMATVVTKADALDPVLNVAFVEYAQSRGFLIDPARVRAPQDKGRVERAVQFVQTSFWAGEDFGCLVEAQTAAELWCASRAGLRTHGSTQAQPAVVFAEVEAPVLLPAPMERYDVPLYKTAKVHRDHHIQVAKSLYSVPGDLIGTTVDVRADKALVKIFSGGQLVKVHPRQKPGARVTDPADLPSEITDYAMRDIDSQIRRAYTHGQHVGVFAEVILDGPLPWTRMRHVYKLLRTCDRYGADRVNAACERAVDAGATSVTTVVGMVERALEADKTKDDSPPPDNVIVGRFARDASHFATGRKVTR is encoded by the coding sequence GTGGCATACCGGGAGGTTGCGGTGTTTGAAGTGCGCGAGGTGTTGAGGTTGTGGCTGGCTTGTCTGGCGTTCCGGAGGATCGCAGAGATGGTGCGGTGCGACCGTAAAACGGTGACGAAGATCGTGCGGATCGCTGAGGCCCACGGGCTGGTTCGCACCGACAGTCCGGACAGGTTGACCGACGATTTTGTGGGTGGGGTGTTTACTGAGATGGCCCCGAAGGTTCCGGATCGTCACGGTGAAGCGTGGAACGAGCTGGTTGGCCACGGGGAGAAGTTGGAGGACTGGCACAACGATGACGTGCCAGCGAAGAAGATGGTCGAGTTGCTGGGCCGCCAGGGTGTGGTTGTCCCGGAGCGGACGTTGAACCGCTATTTGGCAGCAGAGTTCGGGACACCAGAGCGGTCGACGGTCCCCGTTGATGGTGAGCCGGGGGTGGAGTTGCAGGTCGATTTCGGTGAGCTGGGCCGGATGTTCGACGAGGAGACCGGCAAGAAACGTCGGGTGTGGGCGTTGGTGTTCACCGCTGGGGTGTCGCGCCACACGTTTGTGTGGTTGTCGTTCAACCAGAACCTTGGGACGGTGATCGACGGGTGCGAGGCGGCGTGGCAGTTCTTCGGCGGGGTGTTCAAGGTGTTGGTCCCCGACAACATGGCGACGGTGGTGACGAAGGCCGACGCGTTGGATCCGGTGTTGAACGTGGCGTTCGTCGAATACGCCCAATCGCGGGGGTTCCTGATCGACCCCGCACGTGTGCGGGCGCCGCAGGATAAAGGGCGGGTGGAACGGGCTGTCCAGTTCGTGCAGACGTCGTTTTGGGCGGGTGAGGACTTCGGCTGTTTGGTCGAGGCGCAGACCGCAGCGGAGCTGTGGTGTGCCTCCCGGGCAGGGCTCCGCACCCATGGGTCGACCCAGGCGCAGCCGGCGGTGGTGTTCGCTGAGGTCGAAGCACCGGTGCTGTTGCCGGCACCGATGGAGCGTTACGACGTGCCGCTCTACAAGACCGCGAAGGTTCACCGGGACCATCACATCCAGGTCGCCAAATCGTTGTACTCCGTGCCGGGCGATCTGATCGGCACGACTGTCGACGTGCGCGCTGACAAGGCGCTGGTGAAGATCTTCTCGGGCGGCCAGTTGGTGAAGGTCCACCCCCGCCAGAAACCGGGGGCAAGGGTCACCGACCCCGCCGATCTGCCGTCGGAGATCACCGACTACGCAATGCGCGACATCGACTCCCAGATCCGCCGGGCCTACACCCACGGGCAACACGTCGGGGTGTTCGCCGAGGTGATCCTGGACGGACCGCTGCCCTGGACGAGGATGCGTCACGTCTACAAGCTGCTGCGCACCTGTGACCGTTACGGCGCTGATCGGGTCAACGCTGCGTGTGAGCGGGCTGTTGATGCCGGGGCGACGTCGGTGACCACCGTCGTCGGGATGGTCGAACGGGCCCTCGAAGCAGACAAAACCAAAGACGATTCGCCGCCACCGGACAACGTGATCGTCGGCAGGTTCGCCCGCGACGCCTCCCACTTCGCCACCGGCCGGAAGGTGACACGATGA
- a CDS encoding DUF808 domain-containing protein has product MSGGLFGLLDDIAALAKLAAASIDDVGAAAGRASGKAAGVVVDDTAVTPAYVQGLAADRELPVIKKIATGSLRNKLLIILPAALILSEFVPILVEIILMFGGAYLAFEGAEKIHHRFSTHSEEGDDAADLEMAATESGPELEEKTVKSAVRTDFILSAEIMVIALKEVIDEGFVSRAIIMAIVAVAITLLVYGVVALIVKMDDVGLSLAQRSGSVSQKVGRGLVNAMPKLLTVLSTVGIAAMIWVGGHILLVGTDELGWHSPYEFVHSLEEPAGNVAGIGGVLSWSVNTLASALIGLAVGFLIVAVVTKVKGAQADNATAVH; this is encoded by the coding sequence ATGAGCGGTGGCCTGTTTGGGCTTCTCGACGACATCGCAGCGCTGGCCAAGCTGGCTGCGGCGTCAATCGACGACGTCGGCGCAGCGGCCGGGCGGGCAAGCGGTAAGGCCGCCGGCGTCGTCGTCGACGACACCGCGGTCACCCCTGCCTACGTTCAGGGGCTGGCCGCCGACCGCGAGTTGCCGGTCATCAAGAAGATCGCCACCGGTTCGCTTCGCAACAAACTGCTGATCATCCTGCCGGCGGCGCTGATCCTCAGCGAGTTTGTCCCGATCCTCGTCGAGATCATCCTGATGTTCGGCGGTGCCTACCTGGCATTCGAGGGCGCCGAGAAAATCCACCACCGCTTCAGCACCCACTCCGAAGAGGGCGACGACGCTGCCGACCTGGAAATGGCTGCAACAGAATCCGGACCCGAGCTTGAGGAGAAGACGGTCAAGAGCGCCGTCCGCACCGACTTCATCCTCTCGGCCGAGATCATGGTGATCGCCCTCAAGGAAGTGATCGACGAAGGCTTCGTGTCACGGGCGATCATCATGGCCATCGTCGCCGTGGCGATCACGCTGCTGGTGTACGGCGTCGTGGCGCTGATCGTGAAGATGGACGACGTCGGCCTCAGCCTGGCCCAGCGATCGGGCAGCGTCTCGCAAAAGGTGGGTCGGGGGTTGGTCAACGCCATGCCGAAGCTGCTCACCGTCCTGTCGACCGTTGGCATCGCCGCCATGATCTGGGTCGGTGGCCACATCCTGCTGGTCGGCACCGACGAGTTGGGCTGGCACAGCCCATACGAGTTCGTGCACTCGCTGGAGGAGCCGGCCGGCAACGTCGCCGGCATCGGCGGGGTGCTGTCGTGGTCGGTCAACACCTTGGCATCCGCGCTCATCGGCCTGGCGGTCGGCTTCCTCATCGTCGCCGTCGTGACGAAGGTCAAGGGAGCCCAGGCCGACAACGCGACGGCCGTACACTGA
- a CDS encoding DUF433 domain-containing protein, producing MSELSTLDLPLYSVALAADYLRMPKTTLGYWLEGGTRKGVKYEPVVRTAPTGSPNLTWGEFVECWYVRQYRRVHDVPMADIRRLIERLREELNLSYPLAHKKPFVAPGKKLALKIQDDSQLSHRAWLVVTEPDGQLGLSTIAEDFFSKVDFADGDGPAIRISPNGRESPVAIQPDVAFGAPHVSGIRTENLAELVDAGEEIDVVAEDFGLTEAELRAALAYEWHRPLASAA from the coding sequence ATGAGCGAACTCTCCACCTTGGATCTCCCGCTGTACAGCGTGGCGTTGGCCGCTGATTACCTCAGGATGCCCAAGACAACGCTCGGCTATTGGTTGGAAGGTGGCACACGAAAGGGCGTGAAGTATGAGCCCGTCGTGCGAACCGCACCGACCGGAAGCCCCAACCTCACCTGGGGTGAGTTCGTCGAGTGCTGGTATGTGCGGCAATACCGCCGAGTCCACGACGTTCCCATGGCGGATATCCGGCGCTTAATTGAACGGCTTCGAGAGGAGCTCAACCTCAGCTACCCGTTGGCCCACAAGAAGCCGTTCGTTGCTCCTGGAAAGAAGCTGGCGTTGAAGATCCAGGACGACAGCCAGCTCAGTCACCGCGCGTGGTTGGTCGTCACCGAGCCCGACGGCCAGCTTGGCCTGTCGACAATTGCCGAGGACTTTTTCAGCAAGGTCGACTTCGCGGACGGAGACGGCCCTGCAATTCGAATCTCGCCCAACGGACGCGAGTCACCGGTTGCGATCCAGCCGGACGTGGCATTCGGTGCTCCGCATGTGTCCGGCATTCGCACCGAGAATCTCGCTGAACTGGTCGACGCTGGCGAAGAGATCGACGTCGTCGCAGAAGACTTCGGTTTGACCGAGGCCGAGCTCCGAGCGGCACTGGCCTACGAGTGGCATCGGCCCCTGGCCTCCGCCGCATAG
- a CDS encoding DUF2252 domain-containing protein: MTTMAEKTSSPAEQRERGRKLRKEAPRSTMADWTPPTDRRPAVEILAEQETTRVPELVPIRHERMVVSPFTFYRGAAAVFAADVAGTPNSGLNVQLCGDAHLTNFGVFTSPERNLVFDINDFDETNPGPFEWDLQRLAASFEVAGRANGFPEAKRHRILEHLGRTFCSSIAEMAASGYLDVWYDHLTMDEANARWGSKLSPETMKNLARLLRKARSKNNLRAFSKLVTVVDGVPRFASDPPLFERVEEVLADAEYDQVVDVVTKAFESYRDSLQTDRRLLLDRYRFVDLARKVVGVGSVGTRCWVALMMGRDDDDPLMLQVKEAEASVLEAHTEASEWSTHGQRVVEGQRMIQSASDVFLGWTRSQGVDGRTHDYYFRQLWDGKGSADIDSMQPEQMEVYAKMCAHTLARAHARTGDAAAISGYLGGGKTIARHLAQFASNYADLNAEDYTAFTAAVGR, translated from the coding sequence ATGACCACCATGGCGGAGAAGACCAGTTCACCGGCTGAGCAGAGGGAGCGGGGGCGCAAGCTGCGCAAGGAGGCTCCACGCTCAACGATGGCGGACTGGACCCCGCCGACCGACCGGCGGCCGGCGGTGGAGATCCTCGCCGAACAGGAGACCACCCGGGTGCCGGAGTTGGTCCCCATCCGTCACGAGCGCATGGTGGTGTCGCCATTTACCTTCTACCGGGGCGCAGCCGCCGTCTTCGCCGCCGACGTGGCGGGAACACCGAACTCCGGTCTCAACGTGCAGTTGTGCGGCGATGCCCACCTCACCAACTTCGGTGTCTTCACGTCGCCCGAACGCAACCTGGTCTTCGACATCAACGACTTCGACGAGACCAATCCCGGCCCGTTTGAATGGGACCTGCAGCGCCTGGCCGCCAGCTTCGAAGTTGCGGGCCGGGCAAACGGCTTTCCTGAGGCGAAACGGCATCGAATTCTGGAGCACCTGGGGCGGACTTTCTGTTCGTCGATCGCCGAGATGGCCGCCTCGGGCTATTTGGACGTCTGGTACGACCACCTGACGATGGACGAAGCGAACGCACGGTGGGGTTCGAAGCTCAGCCCGGAAACGATGAAGAACCTCGCACGTCTGCTGCGCAAGGCCCGATCGAAGAACAACCTCCGAGCATTCTCAAAACTGGTGACCGTCGTCGACGGGGTGCCGCGCTTCGCCAGCGATCCACCGCTGTTCGAGCGGGTCGAGGAGGTGCTGGCCGACGCTGAGTATGACCAGGTGGTCGACGTCGTCACCAAGGCCTTTGAGTCCTATCGCGATTCCCTCCAAACCGACCGGCGGCTGTTGCTGGATCGTTACCGCTTCGTCGACCTGGCTCGAAAGGTGGTTGGCGTCGGCAGCGTTGGCACCAGGTGCTGGGTGGCGTTGATGATGGGTCGCGACGACGATGATCCCTTGATGCTGCAGGTGAAGGAGGCCGAGGCTTCAGTGCTCGAAGCCCACACCGAAGCCAGCGAGTGGTCGACCCACGGCCAGCGGGTGGTGGAAGGTCAGCGCATGATTCAATCTGCGAGCGATGTCTTCCTGGGCTGGACCCGGTCGCAGGGCGTCGACGGACGTACCCACGACTACTACTTTCGCCAGTTGTGGGACGGCAAGGGTTCGGCCGACATCGACTCGATGCAGCCTGAACAGATGGAGGTGTACGCCAAAATGTGCGCCCACACCCTGGCCCGTGCTCACGCTCGCACCGGTGACGCCGCTGCCATCTCCGGTTACCTGGGGGGTGGCAAGACGATCGCCCGCCACCTCGCCCAATTCGCGTCCAACTACGCCGACCTGAACGCGGAGGACTACACCGCGTTTACGGCAGCGGTTGGTCGCTAA
- a CDS encoding methyltransferase domain-containing protein, which translates to MFQATGASYDAFMGRYSAALAPKFIATLALKPGQRALDVGCGPGALTAALVVALGASAVSACDPSPGFVAECAARNPGVDVHQGRAEAIPFPDAHFDVAATQLVLHFVGDSQAASSELHRVVRPGGMIGACVWDADHGMEMLGAFWDAALEFDPDVHDTIRTLRLGRPGEIAALFAAAGLTDITETTIEVRSTYRDFDEVWAGFQAGIGPAGAYCTTLPTRQQTLLRDRMYTQLGAPTGTVTLAAVARSVTATRPSDI; encoded by the coding sequence ATGTTCCAGGCCACCGGCGCCTCCTACGACGCCTTCATGGGCCGCTACTCCGCCGCGCTGGCGCCCAAGTTCATCGCAACGTTGGCCCTGAAGCCGGGTCAGCGGGCCCTCGACGTCGGTTGCGGCCCGGGTGCGCTGACCGCTGCCCTCGTCGTAGCCCTTGGCGCGTCAGCGGTCTCGGCCTGCGACCCCTCGCCCGGTTTCGTCGCTGAGTGCGCCGCTCGCAACCCCGGCGTCGACGTCCATCAGGGTCGGGCTGAGGCCATTCCGTTTCCCGATGCCCACTTCGATGTTGCCGCCACCCAGCTGGTCCTTCACTTCGTGGGTGATTCCCAGGCTGCAAGCTCCGAACTGCATCGGGTCGTGCGTCCGGGAGGCATGATCGGCGCATGTGTCTGGGACGCAGATCACGGCATGGAGATGCTGGGAGCGTTCTGGGATGCTGCGCTCGAATTCGATCCAGACGTGCACGACACGATCCGCACCCTCCGCTTGGGTCGTCCAGGCGAGATCGCCGCACTCTTCGCCGCGGCCGGGCTCACCGACATCACCGAGACCACGATCGAAGTACGCAGCACCTATCGCGATTTCGACGAAGTCTGGGCCGGGTTCCAAGCGGGCATCGGCCCCGCAGGCGCCTACTGCACCACTCTTCCAACCCGGCAACAGACCCTGCTCCGCGATCGCATGTACACGCAGCTCGGAGCGCCCACCGGAACCGTCACGCTCGCAGCCGTCGCCCGAAGCGTGACCGCTACGCGTCCGAGTGACATCTAG
- a CDS encoding TraR/DksA C4-type zinc finger protein translates to MTTTATGPNTPSGTDEHITGAQERTLRTWLTDQLTAQRERVQLATEAFEALADTNNPVHREAGRDELDAALEAVAELEHSLERVDEGSYGVCAECGKDIPFERLEAVPDTDYCVECAASY, encoded by the coding sequence ATGACGACCACCGCTACTGGTCCCAACACGCCGTCGGGTACCGACGAGCACATCACTGGCGCCCAGGAACGAACCCTGCGCACCTGGCTGACCGATCAGCTCACGGCGCAACGCGAACGCGTACAGCTGGCGACGGAAGCGTTCGAAGCGCTTGCTGACACCAACAACCCCGTCCACCGCGAGGCGGGTCGCGACGAACTCGACGCTGCGCTCGAGGCTGTCGCCGAGCTAGAGCATTCGCTTGAGCGCGTCGACGAGGGCTCCTACGGCGTCTGTGCCGAGTGCGGCAAGGACATCCCCTTCGAGCGCTTGGAAGCGGTGCCCGACACCGACTATTGCGTCGAGTGCGCCGCCTCCTACTGA